A window from Microcoleus sp. FACHB-831 encodes these proteins:
- a CDS encoding late competence development ComFB family protein: protein MSIEKIVEQALQDGYLTPAMEAEVGRICDTASELSIEEYMALDRLMGALLTGEVVAVPRKQFINVMEELVLTEAIARSAEIEATSDQVLDVGDIAAYALNRLPPLYATTEEGARYQRQRAKEELQELITQQVSEAIARNLDRPEFFPEREPIGKSSGNEVLNQINNWLQIYAPDYEPKPSHNISE, encoded by the coding sequence ATGAGTATTGAAAAGATTGTTGAACAAGCCCTGCAAGATGGTTATCTGACACCAGCAATGGAAGCAGAGGTGGGACGGATCTGTGACACGGCATCGGAGCTGTCCATTGAAGAATACATGGCTCTGGATCGGCTGATGGGAGCGCTGCTGACCGGGGAAGTTGTTGCGGTGCCCAGGAAACAGTTCATCAATGTCATGGAAGAGTTGGTGCTGACGGAAGCGATCGCGCGATCGGCAGAAATTGAAGCCACCAGCGATCAAGTCCTTGATGTAGGAGATATTGCCGCCTACGCCCTAAATCGACTGCCCCCACTCTATGCCACGACCGAAGAAGGCGCACGCTACCAACGGCAACGGGCAAAGGAGGAACTACAGGAGTTGATTACTCAGCAAGTGAGCGAAGCGATCGCCCGCAACCTGGATCGACCTGAATTCTTCCCCGAACGGGAACCCATTGGCAAAAGTTCCGGTAACGAAGTCCTCAATCAGATCAATAACTGGCTGCAAATCTACGCTCCCGACTACGAACCAAAACCGAGTCACAATATTAGCGAGTAG
- a CDS encoding M23 family metallopeptidase produces the protein MLSLLAVVSCLLPLAFSLPLSAVQVQVTPSNPQLGDTLSVIFQVDSQSSENPRVSMKGETYPAFPMGGNRYRAFVPTTPLDKPGKLAIQVAGDGEVKTLAVSLRDRKFPVQRITLPPGKAGQSATEFELNRVAALKRLATPEKFWNGAFRQPNKGRISSVYGVRRYYNGKFANDYYHRGVDYAGGYGSAVTAPAAGRVAMVGRVSQGFRVHGNAVGIDHGQGVTSIFMHLSRIDVQEGDIVQPGQRIGAIGSTGASTGPHLHWGLYVNGKSIDPAPWRGSGVE, from the coding sequence TTGTTGTCCCTGTTGGCTGTTGTCTCTTGCTTGTTACCGCTTGCTTTTTCTTTACCCCTCTCTGCCGTTCAGGTGCAAGTGACTCCTAGCAATCCTCAGCTAGGGGATACGCTATCAGTTATCTTTCAGGTGGATTCACAAAGCTCGGAGAATCCAAGGGTTTCAATGAAAGGTGAGACTTACCCAGCGTTTCCTATGGGAGGAAATCGTTATCGGGCTTTTGTACCAACAACACCTTTAGATAAGCCTGGAAAATTGGCTATTCAGGTGGCTGGTGATGGTGAGGTGAAGACATTGGCTGTGTCACTGCGCGATCGCAAATTTCCCGTACAGCGCATTACTCTACCCCCCGGAAAAGCCGGACAAAGTGCGACAGAGTTTGAACTCAACCGCGTAGCAGCTTTGAAAAGGCTAGCGACACCAGAAAAATTCTGGAATGGTGCTTTCCGCCAGCCCAACAAAGGACGAATTTCATCTGTGTATGGAGTTCGCCGCTACTACAATGGTAAATTTGCTAACGACTATTACCATCGGGGGGTAGACTATGCTGGTGGGTATGGTTCAGCAGTTACAGCACCAGCCGCAGGCCGGGTTGCTATGGTGGGTCGGGTGTCTCAGGGTTTCCGAGTTCACGGCAACGCCGTTGGAATCGATCACGGTCAAGGCGTCACCAGTATATTTATGCACCTGAGCCGCATTGACGTGCAGGAAGGAGATATCGTGCAACCAGGGCAAAGGATTGGTGCCATTGGCTCAACAGGTGCTTCAACGGGGCCACATCTACACTGGGGATTGTATGTTAATGGAAAGTCTATCGATCCAGCACCTTGGCGCGGATCGGGAGTTGAATAA
- a CDS encoding cation:proton antiporter, with product MQEDFRLIVDLVTVLAAAATGGVLAALCRQPALLGYIVGGMIVGPAGLGLIKELVQIETLAQFGVAFLLFALGVEFSFTELKKVKAIALGGGALQITLTIAFTVFVCWATGAWATLPAKGIFLGAILSLSSTAVVLKCLMERNEMATPHGQVMLGILVVQDLALGLMLAVLPALDQPPEAIGQAVALAVLRIALFAGGAVAAGIWLIPPLLQLLAKTESKELFLLGVVTLCLGIALLTEQLGLSIEMGAFVAGLTISEVEYADQTLTYVEPLRDVFAALFFAAIGMLIDPVFLWNNLELILGLVLLVFVGKFLIVTPIVRAFRYPWKTALIAGLGLSQIGEFSFVLASSGQALGLVSRQIYLLILGTTAVTLVLTPFVLRLVSQLFEMPGIQQYFDPIDAPLEVSCDLPMQNHVVVCGYGGVGRNLVRLLQEHNCPVLAIDQSERTIQKLRDQGIPYVYGNAASLHVLEKAGVGKAQSMAIALPDSMSTRLAIKRALEIDPSLDIVVRANHDRDIELLYQLGAREVVQPEFEASLEITTHVLTRRGMPLWGVQREMQQIRNSHYLDLRPQTPAEISRDMQAALNGTGMNSKWYPLPDNSPLVGMTLEETNLRWLTGASVVAIRRASGGEIDYPSERTIMEVGDRLLLVGDREELAAFNELAKGELTIPGASTPCQWLVVSDDSPAIGKTLSELHFRRQYGIQVQSIRREGKFIRFPDGREHVRSGDRLLLCGGSYPLNQLRQWIAPSSATPSVSVPVIKAPVSEAMQEYLPLDTQREV from the coding sequence GTGCAAGAAGACTTCAGACTAATCGTAGATTTAGTAACCGTTCTAGCTGCTGCTGCCACAGGTGGAGTATTGGCAGCGCTATGCCGTCAACCAGCCTTACTTGGCTATATTGTGGGAGGAATGATTGTTGGGCCAGCAGGGTTAGGGCTAATAAAAGAATTGGTTCAGATAGAAACCCTGGCTCAGTTTGGCGTAGCCTTTTTGTTGTTCGCTTTAGGGGTTGAGTTCTCGTTTACGGAACTTAAGAAAGTCAAGGCGATCGCTCTGGGAGGAGGCGCACTGCAAATTACCCTAACCATTGCGTTCACCGTTTTTGTATGTTGGGCAACTGGAGCCTGGGCCACCTTACCAGCCAAAGGAATATTTCTGGGGGCGATACTCTCCCTCTCTTCAACCGCCGTCGTTCTCAAGTGCCTGATGGAACGGAACGAAATGGCAACCCCTCACGGACAGGTAATGCTCGGCATTTTAGTAGTACAAGACCTGGCGCTGGGCTTGATGCTAGCAGTGTTACCAGCCCTCGATCAACCACCAGAAGCCATCGGCCAAGCTGTCGCTTTAGCAGTATTAAGAATAGCGTTATTTGCTGGTGGTGCTGTGGCGGCAGGCATCTGGCTAATTCCACCCTTGCTGCAACTGCTAGCTAAAACAGAAAGCAAAGAACTATTTTTACTTGGCGTAGTTACGCTGTGCTTAGGCATTGCCCTGCTTACAGAACAACTAGGGCTTTCCATCGAAATGGGAGCTTTTGTCGCTGGTTTAACAATCTCAGAAGTCGAGTACGCCGACCAAACCCTAACCTATGTAGAGCCGTTGCGAGATGTGTTTGCGGCGCTATTTTTTGCTGCAATAGGGATGCTAATAGACCCAGTTTTCCTGTGGAACAATCTGGAATTAATTCTGGGATTGGTACTTCTGGTATTTGTCGGCAAGTTTTTGATTGTGACGCCAATAGTCAGGGCGTTTCGGTATCCCTGGAAAACCGCATTAATTGCAGGGTTGGGTTTATCTCAGATTGGGGAATTCTCCTTTGTGCTGGCAAGTTCCGGACAAGCGCTGGGATTGGTTTCTCGCCAGATTTATTTATTAATTTTGGGGACAACAGCAGTCACGCTGGTGTTAACGCCGTTTGTACTGCGCCTAGTGTCGCAATTATTCGAGATGCCAGGGATACAGCAGTATTTCGATCCGATCGACGCTCCTCTGGAAGTTTCATGCGATTTGCCCATGCAAAACCATGTCGTGGTGTGCGGCTATGGAGGAGTGGGGCGCAATTTAGTACGACTCTTACAGGAGCATAACTGCCCCGTGTTGGCGATCGACCAGTCGGAAAGAACTATTCAAAAATTGCGAGATCAGGGCATACCGTATGTTTATGGGAATGCTGCTAGCTTGCACGTATTGGAAAAAGCGGGAGTGGGGAAGGCGCAGTCGATGGCGATCGCTCTCCCAGACTCTATGAGTACCCGACTCGCTATCAAACGCGCCCTAGAAATAGACCCAAGCTTGGATATTGTAGTTCGCGCTAACCACGATCGCGATATCGAACTGCTGTACCAGTTGGGAGCGCGTGAGGTTGTGCAGCCAGAATTTGAGGCAAGTTTGGAAATAACTACCCACGTACTCACGCGGCGGGGAATGCCTCTGTGGGGCGTTCAACGGGAAATGCAGCAAATTCGCAACTCTCACTATCTAGATTTGCGACCGCAAACGCCTGCTGAAATTTCGAGAGATATGCAGGCGGCGCTCAACGGAACGGGGATGAATAGCAAGTGGTATCCCCTACCAGATAATTCGCCTCTAGTTGGCATGACGCTAGAAGAAACTAACTTGCGCTGGTTGACTGGCGCCAGCGTGGTGGCGATTCGCAGAGCGTCGGGAGGCGAGATAGACTATCCCTCGGAGCGCACAATTATGGAAGTGGGCGATCGCCTGCTGCTGGTGGGAGACCGGGAAGAACTTGCCGCCTTTAACGAACTGGCTAAGGGAGAGCTAACGATTCCGGGAGCAAGTACCCCTTGTCAGTGGTTGGTGGTGTCAGATGATAGCCCAGCTATAGGCAAAACATTGTCAGAGCTACATTTCCGGCGTCAGTACGGCATCCAGGTGCAATCAATTCGCCGAGAAGGAAAATTTATCCGCTTCCCAGATGGACGCGAGCATGTGCGCTCAGGCGATCGCTTGCTCTTGTGCGGCGGCAGTTATCCCCTAAATCAGTTGCGACAATGGATTGCGCCCTCATCAGCGACGCCGAGTGTTTCTGTTCCTGTAATTAAGGCTCCCGTAAGCGAAGCTATGCAAGAGTACCTGCCACTAGATACTCAGCGAGAAGTTTAA
- a CDS encoding RNA-binding protein hfq → MAELETGLPSFRQIQSLIRDKKQVELKLITQESLVGNIHWQDTQCVCLMDENEQQTIVWRGAIAYLKAKG, encoded by the coding sequence ATGGCTGAATTAGAAACAGGATTGCCTAGCTTTCGCCAAATTCAAAGTTTGATAAGAGACAAAAAGCAAGTCGAGCTGAAACTCATTACCCAGGAATCGCTGGTTGGTAATATCCACTGGCAGGATACACAATGCGTGTGTCTCATGGACGAGAACGAGCAGCAGACAATAGTTTGGCGTGGGGCGATCGCCTATCTCAAGGCCAAAGGCTGA
- the dapF gene encoding diaminopimelate epimerase — protein sequence MAIEFTKYHGLGNDFILIDNRSSEEPFLTQEQAVKVCDRHFGIGADGVIFALPGQSGTDYTMRIFNSDGSEPEMCGNGIRCLAKFLSDLEAGSNQSRNEYRIHTLAGVMAPQVRPDGQVTVDMGLPRLLAGEIPTTLCSPDEKVIQRSLEVAGTTWSVTCVSMGNPHCITFVEDVAAVPLESIGPLFEHHPVFPQRTNTEFIQMIRRDYLKMRVWERGAGVTLACGTGACASLVAAVLTGRSDRVATVELPGGCLQIEWSQLDQRLFMTGPAELVFTGRL from the coding sequence ATGGCCATCGAATTTACAAAGTATCACGGACTGGGAAATGATTTTATTTTGATTGATAACCGCTCGTCTGAAGAACCGTTTCTGACTCAGGAACAGGCTGTTAAGGTGTGCGATCGCCATTTTGGGATTGGCGCTGATGGCGTCATCTTTGCTCTACCCGGACAATCGGGCACTGACTACACGATGCGGATTTTCAACTCTGATGGCTCTGAGCCAGAAATGTGCGGCAATGGCATCCGCTGTTTAGCTAAGTTTCTATCTGACTTAGAGGCTGGCTCAAACCAGAGTAGAAATGAATATCGCATTCATACCCTTGCTGGTGTTATGGCACCCCAAGTGCGGCCTGACGGTCAAGTCACTGTCGATATGGGTTTGCCGCGATTGCTAGCAGGTGAAATTCCGACAACGCTTTGCTCGCCTGACGAGAAAGTTATCCAGCGATCGCTCGAAGTTGCTGGTACTACATGGTCTGTCACCTGCGTCAGCATGGGTAATCCCCACTGCATTACTTTTGTCGAAGATGTGGCGGCTGTTCCCCTAGAAAGTATTGGCCCTCTGTTTGAGCATCACCCCGTTTTCCCCCAGCGCACCAATACAGAATTTATTCAAATGATACGACGCGACTATCTAAAAATGCGCGTTTGGGAACGGGGGGCTGGTGTCACCTTAGCCTGCGGTACGGGGGCTTGTGCGTCTCTAGTTGCTGCTGTTTTAACCGGAAGGAGCGATCGCGTAGCCACAGTGGAACTCCCTGGTGGCTGTCTGCAAATTGAATGGTCGCAATTAGACCAACGGCTTTTTATGACTGGGCCAGCCGAGTTAGTTTTTACAGGTCGGCTGTAA
- a CDS encoding response regulator transcription factor has protein sequence MHKIAVVDDDENWCLVIKRFFRNDFEVSTFKRISIFLHEPSNYDLVIVDFSIPPASYEKDMDGCQLICHLKATLQNPPLLVLATGFVSKNNLEAGKQICPQADDFFSKDAGLEEILQQTKQLIASRNG, from the coding sequence ATGCACAAAATAGCAGTAGTAGATGACGATGAAAACTGGTGTTTGGTAATTAAGCGATTTTTTAGAAATGATTTTGAAGTATCAACTTTTAAAAGAATCTCTATTTTTTTACACGAACCAAGTAACTACGATCTAGTGATAGTTGATTTTTCTATACCACCAGCTTCTTATGAAAAGGACATGGATGGTTGCCAACTAATTTGCCATTTAAAAGCAACTTTACAAAATCCTCCTTTGCTAGTTTTAGCGACAGGATTTGTCAGCAAAAACAATTTAGAAGCAGGGAAACAGATTTGTCCTCAAGCTGATGACTTTTTTTCTAAAGATGCTGGGTTAGAAGAAATTTTGCAGCAAACTAAACAGTTAATCGCCTCTAGAAACGGCTAA
- a CDS encoding response regulator encodes MNILLVDDDYILAKSTAKLLERLGGHQVHITGEPAEIFQRCESGVVDLVMMDVNLGGALWQGKPVSGADVSYILKTQHQTAHIPIILVTAYAMLFEQKTLLETSRADKFCAKPITNYEEFLELIAQL; translated from the coding sequence ATGAACATATTACTTGTTGATGACGATTACATCTTAGCCAAGAGTACTGCTAAACTTCTTGAGCGCCTTGGAGGGCATCAAGTCCATATTACGGGCGAACCAGCAGAAATTTTTCAGCGATGTGAGTCGGGAGTGGTGGATTTGGTGATGATGGATGTTAACCTGGGGGGAGCGCTGTGGCAGGGTAAGCCAGTTAGCGGAGCAGATGTGTCTTACATCCTCAAAACTCAACATCAAACTGCTCATATTCCCATCATTTTAGTTACAGCTTATGCTATGTTGTTTGAACAGAAAACTCTGTTAGAAACCTCTCGTGCAGATAAGTTTTGCGCCAAACCTATCACCAATTATGAAGAATTTTTAGAATTGATTGCTCAACTTTGA
- a CDS encoding ATP-binding protein — protein MERRPTSTSTEHAVTQGNLLNRMTNRIRQSLELQEILSCAVQEMRSFLDTDRVKIYRFAADGTGQVIAESIAQNRLPSLLGLHFPAGDVPPHAREMFIHARTRVIVDVAAQLTTLNHLDCADTSSDRQQAADANIIQRPVDPCHVEYLTAMGVQSSLVVPILYNQNLWGLLASHHSQAKIFSQEDLEIVQTVADQVSIAIAQSHLLAQAREKADREALINQISTFLHSPLAIQKILQIVIEQIVEAVDASGGRLYLTSTCDWEDELYIDGNQPSLSVGTPEARLENYPFWQQLLNPENPFVEMVNFAYLRSDIDNKSVSYLGAIADLYQEPQLIEIAPFFRSTSIRSILIVPLQYSGKSLGCLTLFRDEIDTDILWAGRLDPDERNSRVRTSFEAWRELKHGQTRKWIGGEIELVRSIATHVTMAVMQYRLTACERQQRVLVEMRNKELNNARNTAEEASRLKSDFLSTTSHELRTPLASTLNYLKLLKEGLYDNEEELKEFISVAYQSAENLVAIINDVLDIAKIEAGRMSVNWELINLDRLLEEQRCLFRLESDRKHIDLIMECEVDSVWADKIKLRQILANLLSNAFKFTEQGKVKLRVIQRVVEPVIEFSIADTGIGIELSKEDPLFEPFVQADGSIKRRYGGTGLGLTICKRLVELMGGQIWLESPGIDRGTTVTFTLPAKEVNANW, from the coding sequence ATGGAGCGCAGACCCACAAGCACCAGTACAGAACACGCGGTAACTCAGGGCAATTTATTGAATCGGATGACAAACCGCATCCGACAATCTTTAGAGTTACAGGAAATTCTGTCATGCGCCGTGCAAGAAATGCGCTCGTTTCTGGATACAGACCGTGTAAAAATATACCGATTTGCTGCTGATGGTACGGGGCAAGTGATTGCCGAATCCATCGCTCAAAATCGCCTACCATCGCTGCTGGGGTTGCACTTTCCCGCCGGAGACGTTCCCCCCCATGCCCGCGAGATGTTTATTCATGCTAGAACGCGGGTAATTGTAGATGTTGCGGCTCAACTAACTACCCTGAATCACCTCGATTGTGCAGACACAAGCAGCGATCGCCAGCAGGCTGCGGACGCAAATATAATACAGCGCCCTGTAGACCCCTGCCATGTTGAATACCTCACTGCAATGGGCGTGCAGTCATCGCTTGTCGTTCCTATTCTGTACAACCAGAATTTGTGGGGTTTGCTGGCTTCGCATCATTCGCAAGCAAAAATTTTCAGCCAGGAAGACTTAGAAATAGTTCAGACTGTAGCGGATCAGGTTTCGATAGCGATCGCTCAATCCCATCTCCTCGCCCAAGCCCGCGAAAAAGCGGATCGCGAAGCACTGATCAATCAAATTTCTACCTTCCTACACTCACCCCTAGCAATCCAAAAAATTCTCCAAATCGTTATAGAGCAAATTGTTGAAGCCGTTGATGCTAGCGGTGGGAGGCTTTATCTCACCTCAACTTGCGACTGGGAAGATGAACTCTACATCGATGGAAATCAGCCCAGCTTGTCAGTAGGTACGCCTGAAGCAAGGCTGGAAAATTACCCGTTTTGGCAACAACTGCTAAACCCAGAAAACCCATTTGTCGAAATGGTTAATTTTGCATATTTAAGAAGTGATATTGATAATAAATCAGTTTCTTACTTAGGCGCGATCGCCGATCTTTACCAAGAACCGCAACTAATAGAAATTGCCCCTTTCTTCCGCTCTACTAGCATTCGCAGCATACTGATCGTACCGCTTCAGTATAGTGGCAAATCACTAGGTTGCTTAACTCTATTTCGAGACGAAATTGATACCGACATACTCTGGGCAGGAAGATTAGATCCAGACGAGCGCAATTCAAGGGTAAGAACTTCCTTTGAGGCTTGGCGAGAACTGAAACACGGCCAGACAAGAAAATGGATTGGTGGAGAAATAGAACTCGTTAGATCTATAGCAACACACGTAACTATGGCAGTAATGCAGTATCGCCTAACAGCGTGCGAACGCCAGCAGCGCGTTCTCGTAGAAATGCGGAACAAAGAACTTAATAATGCCCGTAATACAGCCGAGGAAGCTTCGCGTTTGAAATCAGATTTTCTCTCAACTACCAGCCACGAACTGCGGACGCCTCTAGCCTCTACACTCAACTACTTAAAACTGCTCAAAGAAGGTTTATACGACAATGAAGAAGAGTTAAAAGAATTTATTAGTGTTGCCTATCAATCTGCTGAAAATCTAGTTGCTATTATTAACGATGTTTTAGACATTGCCAAAATCGAAGCAGGGCGGATGAGTGTGAATTGGGAATTAATTAATCTAGATCGGCTGCTGGAAGAGCAACGATGTTTATTCCGTTTGGAGAGCGATCGCAAACATATCGACCTGATAATGGAATGCGAAGTTGATAGCGTCTGGGCTGATAAAATAAAGCTCAGACAAATTCTGGCAAACCTACTTTCTAATGCCTTTAAATTTACCGAACAAGGTAAGGTTAAGCTCAGAGTAATCCAACGAGTCGTAGAACCTGTAATCGAATTTTCCATCGCTGACACCGGAATAGGTATCGAGCTTAGTAAAGAAGATCCATTGTTTGAGCCTTTTGTTCAAGCAGATGGTTCCATTAAACGTCGCTATGGTGGGACTGGGCTTGGTTTGACCATTTGCAAACGTCTGGTAGAACTTATGGGCGGTCAAATCTGGTTGGAAAGTCCGGGCATCGATCGGGGTACAACTGTAACTTTTACTCTCCCTGCCAAAGAAGTTAACGCAAATTGGTAA
- a CDS encoding PAS domain S-box protein translates to MISRQKSLEIESELGFIPAFLIAASDTPLVLENLWQQMQICYVNNPLPVLFKEKLFAYLSRYCSVAYCIICHSCEARSLGMQSKAILELLETPTPTAKNIEEELNAVPSLSEEIWLEADWEGEKAIFSCAIFMFLHPNIVGGGAIAATVGSQLKRMLGSENYNNLMAFLGYIKTCHLWVEAHPQLAYQLDKPAYDRIGMLFVEEPRLADFFRNYSDRVREESYSREEQLLAEFTQNLQALEELQQKNQALETLIEARSMATISLDNNGNVKAWSQAAERMFGWSPQEVLDRPLAIVPENQQQEFWTMFATTLQGGIVASADLTSIPNKNTQSEVSPSPDTYEIRLWTAPVHDSEGNICGIMALIADITDHKQSEERLRLLESVVVNANDAILITEAEPINYPGPRILYVNEAFSRMTGYSAEEVLGKSPRLLQGPKTDRAKLDKLRTALERWEPVEVDLMNYRKNGTQFWVELSITPVANEKGWYTHWISIQREIDERKWTEEEYQRLLADEQAARRAAEEASRAKDEFLAIVSHELRSPLSSILGWSRLLSTRNFDEGITVRALEIIERNARVQAQRLDDLADISRTIRGTLRLNVNQVNLISVVEAALKIVAEQASYKAIALDVVFPQIEEQKYTEARAQFNSQSSSPPLWVLGDAVRLQQIVWNLIDNAIKFTPSGGRVEVRLEQSDHHATLRVSDTGIGINPEMLPSIFERFRQADSSMTKLQGKLGLGLAIVRNLVELHGGTVGVESPGENQGATFTVQMPLLPLSVATNQWARGDENDTDTSFELETSAQLSPTACLLPNSYLDSLRVLVVDDEADVREFIRIALKQCGAIAVVASSAQEALQALTQDNFDVLVSDIGMPGENGYSLIRKLRAMEAKQNKNSQIQAIALTAYTRLEEQDRAIAAGFQIHLSKPVDPGILLTTIASFVCK, encoded by the coding sequence GTGATTAGTAGACAAAAAAGTTTAGAAATCGAGTCCGAGTTGGGCTTTATACCAGCCTTTTTGATTGCTGCAAGTGATACGCCTTTAGTGCTGGAAAACCTGTGGCAGCAGATGCAGATCTGCTATGTCAACAATCCGCTTCCAGTATTGTTCAAAGAAAAGCTTTTTGCGTACCTTTCACGTTATTGTAGCGTCGCATACTGCATCATTTGCCACAGTTGTGAAGCTCGCAGCTTGGGGATGCAATCAAAAGCAATATTGGAACTTCTGGAAACGCCGACGCCAACAGCAAAGAACATTGAAGAAGAATTGAATGCTGTGCCGTCGCTTTCAGAGGAAATCTGGCTAGAAGCAGATTGGGAAGGGGAAAAAGCTATATTTTCATGTGCTATTTTCATGTTTTTGCACCCCAACATTGTTGGTGGAGGCGCGATCGCTGCTACTGTTGGCTCACAGCTAAAACGGATGCTGGGATCTGAGAATTACAACAACTTGATGGCGTTCTTGGGTTATATAAAAACCTGTCATCTTTGGGTAGAAGCACACCCACAACTTGCCTATCAACTTGACAAGCCAGCTTACGATCGCATTGGTATGTTGTTTGTAGAAGAACCGCGTTTAGCTGACTTCTTCCGCAACTATAGCGATCGCGTGAGGGAGGAAAGTTATAGCCGCGAGGAACAACTGCTGGCTGAATTCACCCAAAACTTGCAAGCCTTGGAGGAATTGCAACAAAAAAATCAGGCGCTGGAGACGCTAATTGAAGCCCGATCGATGGCTACTATCAGCCTAGATAATAACGGAAATGTCAAGGCGTGGAGTCAGGCAGCGGAACGAATGTTCGGTTGGAGTCCGCAAGAGGTGCTAGATCGCCCTCTGGCAATCGTTCCCGAAAATCAACAGCAAGAATTCTGGACAATGTTCGCAACTACGCTGCAAGGCGGAATTGTGGCAAGTGCCGATTTAACTTCAATTCCTAATAAAAATACTCAATCTGAGGTTTCCCCCAGCCCAGATACCTATGAGATCCGGTTGTGGACAGCGCCAGTACATGACAGCGAAGGCAATATCTGCGGCATTATGGCGTTAATCGCCGACATCACAGACCACAAACAAAGTGAAGAACGGTTGCGGCTGCTTGAGTCAGTGGTCGTCAACGCCAACGACGCCATACTAATCACCGAAGCAGAGCCGATTAACTATCCTGGGCCGAGAATATTGTACGTCAACGAAGCGTTCTCCCGGATGACAGGCTACAGCGCTGAGGAGGTACTTGGGAAAAGCCCGCGCTTGCTGCAAGGGCCAAAAACAGACCGCGCCAAACTAGATAAACTTCGCACGGCGCTAGAACGCTGGGAACCAGTAGAAGTCGATCTGATGAACTACCGCAAAAATGGCACGCAATTTTGGGTGGAACTGAGCATTACGCCCGTCGCCAATGAAAAAGGCTGGTACACTCACTGGATATCCATTCAGCGCGAGATAGATGAGCGCAAGTGGACGGAGGAAGAATATCAGCGGTTATTGGCTGACGAGCAAGCAGCAAGGAGGGCGGCAGAAGAGGCTAGCCGCGCCAAAGACGAGTTTTTAGCCATAGTTTCCCACGAACTGCGATCGCCCCTCAGCTCTATTCTGGGGTGGTCTAGGCTGCTTTCTACTCGCAATTTTGACGAAGGCATCACTGTTCGCGCCCTGGAAATAATCGAGCGCAACGCCCGCGTGCAGGCTCAACGCCTTGACGATCTTGCGGATATCTCGCGCACGATCAGGGGCACGCTTCGGCTTAATGTAAATCAAGTCAATCTGATATCTGTTGTTGAGGCAGCACTAAAAATTGTGGCGGAGCAGGCTTCGTATAAAGCGATCGCACTTGATGTGGTATTTCCCCAAATTGAGGAGCAGAAATACACAGAAGCTAGGGCACAATTCAATTCTCAATCATCTTCTCCACCGCTATGGGTATTGGGGGATGCGGTACGCTTGCAACAAATTGTCTGGAATCTGATAGACAACGCCATCAAATTTACCCCAAGCGGGGGACGTGTTGAAGTCAGATTGGAACAAAGCGATCACCATGCGACTCTGCGGGTAAGCGACACGGGAATAGGAATAAATCCTGAGATGTTGCCATCGATCTTTGAACGTTTTCGTCAAGCTGACAGCAGCATGACCAAGCTGCAAGGTAAACTCGGCTTGGGATTAGCGATTGTGCGGAATTTAGTCGAACTGCACGGCGGGACTGTTGGTGTGGAAAGTCCCGGGGAAAATCAAGGGGCGACATTTACCGTCCAAATGCCCCTTTTACCTTTGTCGGTTGCTACCAATCAATGGGCAAGGGGAGATGAAAATGATACAGATACAAGTTTTGAGTTAGAAACGAGCGCTCAACTTTCACCAACTGCTTGTTTATTGCCCAATTCCTATTTAGATAGCTTGCGGGTACTTGTGGTAGATGACGAAGCTGACGTGAGGGAGTTTATTAGAATTGCTCTCAAACAGTGCGGCGCGATCGCAGTTGTCGCTTCCTCCGCGCAAGAGGCGCTACAAGCTTTGACACAAGATAATTTTGATGTCTTGGTGAGCGATATTGGGATGCCTGGAGAAAATGGCTACAGCCTGATTCGCAAGCTGAGAGCAATGGAGGCAAAACAAAATAAAAATTCTCAGATTCAGGCGATCGCGCTGACAGCTTACACTCGACTTGAGGAACAAGACAGAGCGATCGCCGCAGGTTTCCAAATTCACCTGTCTAAGCCCGTCGATCCAGGTATTTTGCTAACAACCATCGCTAGTTTTGTCTGCAAGTGA